The DNA window TGGCGTGGGCGCACCGACGGGCGTGAACCACGAATGGTTCGGCGCTGCATGGCAAGTGACGAGCGCAACGGCAGTGACCGGCGCAGTCTTCCATGCGAATGCGAACAACGGCAACGGTAACGCGACGCTGTTCACGCTCGCAGCAACCTACGCGCTGTCCAAGCGTACGTTCCTGTACACGGAAGCCGGCTACATCCACAACAGCTCGACGTCGAACATCAACCTCGGCAACGGCCCGTACGGCAACAACAACTATGACCCGGCGACCGGCACGTCGTCCAACAGCAACCCGGACTACGGTCACAGCCAGACAGGTGTCTTCGCCGGCATCATGACCACGTTCTAAGTAGCAAATTGCCTGACCGGCAATCGTAGTGATCTCTGTGTTTCTAGTACTGCTTACATCTCTTTCGTAGAGAGGCCGGTGCGACGCATCCTCCACCCTCGTCGCACCGGCTGCTTTTTTATGTAGTCACTTCACATGTAATGCAGGTGTCCTTGTTGTAGTAAGGGTAAACTCAAGTTTGAAAGCGCTTTCAAAAAGCAGTATTCTTGGACCATGAACGACGACGGTCAAACTCCACCCAATGTGACACTCGAGGAAATCGCGCGGGCAGCCGGCGTTTCCCCCAGTACGGTGTCGCGCATTCTGAATGGCACTGCGCGTGTGTTGCCCGCGAAGCAGCACGCGGTGGAACAGGCTATCGCGCGTTTCAACTATCGGCCGAACGTGCTGGCGCGAAGCCTCGCGAGCGGCAAGACCGACACCATCGGCGTCCTTACGCAAACCGTGTCCAGCCCGTTTTACGCGGAGTGGCTGCGCGGTATCGAAGACGGACTGTATGAGCCAGGCTTTACGCCGCTCTTCGTCAGCAGTCGCTGGAACGTCAAGGATGAAATGTCGCGCATGGAGCAGTTCATTGCGCGTCGTGTCGACGGCATCATTCTTCTGCATGCCCAGCTCGACGAAACCTCGCTGATCGAATACTCGCGGCATGCACCTTTGCTCGTACTCGGACGCTCCGTGCGGAACAGTGCCGTTCTCGCGAGCTTGCCGATCGACAATCTGCAGGGCGCGCGCGATGCGACCCGTCATCTGATCGGCGAGGGGCATCGCAAGATTGCGTTTATCGCCGGGCCGCCGAATCACGAAGATGCGATCGAGCGTCTCGACGGTTACCGGATCGCATTGAAAGAAGCGGGCATCCCGTTCGACGCGGAACTGGTCGAGCAGGGCGACTATCTCGAGACCGGTGGAGTCACGGCCATGGAGCGGCTGTTCGAGCGCGGGCCGTCGTTCAGTGCCGTGTTCTGCGCGAACGATCAAACCGCCTACGGCGCGCGTCTCACGTTGTTCCGTCGCGGGTTGCGGGTGCCGGAAGATATGTCGCTGGTCGGCTTCGACGATCTGCCCACCTCGTCGTACATGACGCCGCCGCTCACTACGGTCCGCCAGCCCACTTATGAAATTGGCCGTCTCGCGGCTCAAGGCATCGTGCAGATGATCCGCAAGCAGGCCGTCGCGCTGAATCCGATTCCGCTCACGCTGGTGACACGAGAGACGACGCAGCGAATAGGTCCGGCGCCAGCGCCAACACCTGTGTCGAAGCGGTCAAAACCGCGGCGTCAGCAGTAGGCACGGACGAGAAGTTAGCGGGATGCACCCTTCGGTGCGTTTTTTTTGAAAGCCCATGAAAGCGCTTTCAAAACGCATAAAGGAAAGTAAATCGTAATTGATGAGTCGCAACAGGAAAGCCCCAGAAGCAACGACGAAGTAACCGACAGCAATCTACAAACGGTTCAACAGGAGACAAACAAATGACATTCCGATTTACAGGGCCAGCCGCCGCAGTTCTGCTGAGCATCGCGGCGATCAGCGCACACGCGAACACCACATTGACGGTCGCCGTCTTCCCGAAGCTCGATCAGGAAATCAAGGACGCGCTTCCGGCATGGAAGAAGCTCCATCCGGATGTGGACATCAAGGTGTCGTCGCTGGCGATTGCCGATCACCACAACGCAATGACGACCGCGCTCGCCACCAGCTCCGATCTGCCCGACGTGATGGCGGTCGAAGTGGGCTTTATCGGCCGGTTCGCAGCGGGCGGCGGTCTTGAAGACCTGTCGAAGCCACCGTACAACGCGGGCCAGTACAAGAGCCAGTTCATCGGCTATACGTTCGCGCAGGCCACTACGCAGGATGGCGCGATTGTCGGCATGCCGTCGGATATCGGTCCGGGCACGCTGTTCTATCGCAAGGACATTCTCGACAAGGCCGGCGTGACCGAAGCCGATCTGAACAAATCGTGGGACTCGTATCTCGCGTCGGGCGTGAAGATCAAGAAGGCGACGGGCGCGTATCTGATGGCGTCGTCGCGCGATATCGAAGACATCTACATTCGTGCCGATCTGAAGCAGGGCGATGGCGTGTACTTCGACAAGGCGGGCAATCCGGTCGTTACGTCCGCGCGTTTCGTCACTGCGTTCAAGCTCGCGAAGAAGGCGCGCGACCTCGGTCTCGACGCGAAGATCACGCCGTGGTCGAACGAATGGGCCGAGAGCTTCAAGCGCGGCACCGTCGCCACGCAGATGATGGGCGCATGGCTCGGCGGCCATCTGTCGTCGTGGATCGCACCGGACACGAAGGGTCTGTGGCGCGCGGCGAATCTGCCGAACAACTCTTACGCATCGTTCGGCGGCACGTTCTACTCGATTCCCGTGAAGGCGAC is part of the Paraburkholderia fungorum genome and encodes:
- a CDS encoding LacI family DNA-binding transcriptional regulator; amino-acid sequence: MNDDGQTPPNVTLEEIARAAGVSPSTVSRILNGTARVLPAKQHAVEQAIARFNYRPNVLARSLASGKTDTIGVLTQTVSSPFYAEWLRGIEDGLYEPGFTPLFVSSRWNVKDEMSRMEQFIARRVDGIILLHAQLDETSLIEYSRHAPLLVLGRSVRNSAVLASLPIDNLQGARDATRHLIGEGHRKIAFIAGPPNHEDAIERLDGYRIALKEAGIPFDAELVEQGDYLETGGVTAMERLFERGPSFSAVFCANDQTAYGARLTLFRRGLRVPEDMSLVGFDDLPTSSYMTPPLTTVRQPTYEIGRLAAQGIVQMIRKQAVALNPIPLTLVTRETTQRIGPAPAPTPVSKRSKPRRQQ
- a CDS encoding ABC transporter substrate-binding protein, whose protein sequence is MTFRFTGPAAAVLLSIAAISAHANTTLTVAVFPKLDQEIKDALPAWKKLHPDVDIKVSSLAIADHHNAMTTALATSSDLPDVMAVEVGFIGRFAAGGGLEDLSKPPYNAGQYKSQFIGYTFAQATTQDGAIVGMPSDIGPGTLFYRKDILDKAGVTEADLNKSWDSYLASGVKIKKATGAYLMASSRDIEDIYIRADLKQGDGVYFDKAGNPVVTSARFVTAFKLAKKARDLGLDAKITPWSNEWAESFKRGTVATQMMGAWLGGHLSSWIAPDTKGLWRAANLPNNSYASFGGTFYSIPVKATQKAMSWEFIKFLTTRQDTQLASFRSIDAFPALLSAQNDGFFAEPVAFLGNEKARLIWRDAASHIPAIQRSKYDQVAEEAVHSALDKVVDDNEDVDTALKEAQDQITHRIRR